From Pandoraea norimbergensis, the proteins below share one genomic window:
- a CDS encoding RraA family protein: MDTTSCGTPLTSQFPFARLPTVNLDFARPDPALLARVAALPVATLHEAAGKIGALPAAIKPMAPTFRVCGPALTVDAPPADNLWLHRALALASPGDVLVVRVAGHYDAGYWGEVMSTMGRARKLGGLVIDGCVRDGAILERFGFPVFARGLCIRGTGKDFEARGWIGYPVRIEDIVIAPGDVVVGDADGVVALPQGSLEAVVSHAHEREAKEADIIRRLEAGEASLDIYGWNR, encoded by the coding sequence ATGGACACCACTTCGTGCGGGACGCCGCTCACGTCGCAATTTCCGTTCGCCCGTCTGCCGACGGTCAATCTCGATTTCGCGCGGCCGGACCCGGCGCTCCTGGCGCGTGTCGCCGCGCTGCCGGTCGCCACGCTTCACGAGGCGGCGGGCAAGATTGGCGCCCTGCCCGCCGCGATCAAACCGATGGCCCCAACGTTTCGGGTGTGCGGCCCGGCACTGACCGTGGATGCCCCTCCCGCCGACAACCTCTGGCTGCATCGTGCGCTGGCCTTGGCCAGCCCCGGCGATGTGCTGGTAGTGCGTGTCGCCGGACATTACGACGCCGGCTATTGGGGTGAAGTGATGTCGACCATGGGCCGCGCACGCAAGCTCGGCGGACTCGTGATCGACGGGTGCGTGCGCGATGGCGCGATTCTGGAGCGCTTCGGCTTCCCTGTGTTTGCACGAGGCTTGTGCATACGCGGCACGGGCAAGGACTTCGAAGCGCGGGGGTGGATCGGTTACCCGGTGCGCATCGAGGACATCGTCATTGCGCCGGGCGACGTCGTCGTGGGCGATGCCGACGGTGTCGTCGCGTTGCCGCAGGGCTCGCTTGAAGCAGTGGTGAGCCATGCCCATGAACGCGAGGCGAAGGAGGCGGACATCATTCGCCGGCTAGAGGCCGGTGAGGCGTCGCTGGACATCTACGGCTGGAATCGCTGA
- a CDS encoding CobW family GTP-binding protein translates to MSATAARLPVTLLTGFLGSGKTTLLRALLAHPGMSDTAVIVNEFGEVGLDHLLVETLDAHTVLLDSGCVCCAVRDDLSETLLSLHTQLLGGEITPFSRVVIETSGLADPSAVVAALVRDPALSRRFVLDAVIVTVDAAHSMSQLAQQPEALRQVLLADRLLITKADLVDDDALDTLRGALAQQNPAASQHLCEHGRIAPSDVLGLGMHAAGNVADVTLRWHDTPAQTHSPRYRSVCNTHGTTACTDCVPRRLLPGDDTPHRADVTAHCITLETPLDWDVLSSWLGAVAFHHGNELLRLKGLVDVAGEAGPVVVHGVQHCLHPPEILPAWPRRAEGAANTEQRSRFVFIMRNVPREALLAHLTEAQRVPT, encoded by the coding sequence ATGTCAGCCACCGCCGCCCGCTTGCCGGTCACGCTCCTCACGGGTTTTCTCGGCAGCGGCAAGACCACCCTGTTGCGTGCGTTACTCGCGCACCCTGGCATGAGCGACACGGCCGTGATCGTCAACGAGTTCGGGGAAGTGGGGCTGGACCATCTGCTCGTCGAGACGCTCGATGCGCATACGGTGCTGTTGGATAGTGGCTGCGTGTGCTGTGCCGTTCGCGATGATCTGAGCGAGACGTTGCTGTCGCTGCATACGCAGTTGCTCGGTGGCGAGATCACCCCGTTTTCGCGGGTCGTGATCGAGACCAGCGGTCTGGCCGATCCGAGCGCGGTGGTGGCGGCACTGGTGCGTGACCCGGCGCTGTCGCGACGCTTCGTGCTCGATGCGGTCATCGTCACCGTGGACGCCGCGCATTCGATGTCGCAGCTTGCACAACAACCGGAGGCGCTGCGTCAGGTGTTGCTCGCCGACCGGTTGCTCATCACCAAGGCAGACCTTGTCGACGACGATGCGCTCGACACGCTCCGCGGGGCGCTGGCCCAGCAAAATCCGGCCGCATCCCAGCATTTGTGTGAGCACGGCCGCATCGCACCGTCGGACGTGCTTGGCCTCGGCATGCATGCGGCGGGCAACGTCGCGGACGTGACACTGCGCTGGCACGACACCCCTGCGCAGACACATTCGCCGCGCTATCGATCCGTGTGTAACACCCACGGCACCACCGCGTGCACCGACTGCGTGCCGCGCAGGTTGCTGCCCGGCGACGATACCCCGCATCGCGCCGACGTCACCGCCCATTGCATCACGCTGGAGACGCCCCTCGATTGGGACGTGCTGAGCAGTTGGCTCGGGGCCGTCGCTTTTCATCACGGCAATGAACTGCTGCGTTTGAAGGGATTGGTCGACGTGGCGGGCGAAGCCGGCCCCGTCGTCGTACACGGTGTGCAGCACTGTCTGCATCCTCCCGAGATCCTTCCGGCGTGGCCCCGGCGTGCCGAGGGTGCTGCCAATACCGAACAACGCTCACGCTTCGTCTTCATCATGCGCAACGTGCCGCGCGAGGCCCTGCTGGCGCACCTGACCGAAGCGCAGCGCGTACCGACATAG
- a CDS encoding c-type cytochrome — MKKLWSIALFGLVAGQVAGVSHAQTPSGKTLFGNNCAACHQAGGQGIPGAFPALKGDKFVLGDPSKVVETVIGGRGGMPTFNSSLNDGQIAAVVSFIRGEWGNNAAPVSVEQVAAVRKTVAAKEAEGGTKGN, encoded by the coding sequence ATGAAAAAGTTGTGGTCGATCGCGTTGTTTGGTCTGGTGGCGGGTCAGGTGGCCGGTGTTTCCCACGCGCAGACGCCGTCGGGCAAGACTCTCTTCGGTAACAACTGCGCAGCTTGTCATCAGGCGGGCGGGCAAGGCATTCCCGGCGCGTTTCCCGCCCTCAAGGGCGACAAGTTCGTGCTGGGCGATCCTTCCAAGGTCGTCGAGACCGTGATCGGCGGACGTGGCGGCATGCCGACGTTCAATTCGTCGCTCAACGATGGGCAGATCGCCGCGGTCGTGAGCTTCATTCGCGGCGAATGGGGCAATAACGCGGCCCCGGTGTCGGTCGAGCAGGTCGCAGCCGTGCGCAAGACCGTAGCGGCGAAAGAAGCGGAAGGCGGCACCAAGGGCAACTGA
- a CDS encoding RraA family protein — protein sequence MNATSDTVSRLRKLDACAVSDALDKLGLPSTVSHLPQRSGARRIAGRAVTVKLIAATDAPAATGVPRHLGTTAVMLAGPDDVIVVEQRTGLDAGSWGGILSLAAVQRGIAGVVADGPVRDIDEARDYDLPVFCRELTARTARSRVAEAGTNIPINVDGFNVAAGDYVIADNSAVVFVSAANIDRVLAAAEQIAAREAAMAKALLAGHPVTEVMGANYEHMLHDTAAQATA from the coding sequence ATGAACGCGACTTCAGACACCGTCTCACGACTGCGCAAACTCGATGCTTGCGCAGTCTCGGACGCCCTAGACAAGCTCGGGCTGCCCAGCACCGTCAGCCACCTGCCGCAACGCTCGGGCGCGCGCCGCATCGCCGGGCGTGCCGTCACCGTGAAACTCATTGCCGCTACCGATGCCCCCGCCGCCACCGGCGTGCCGCGTCATCTCGGTACCACCGCCGTCATGCTGGCGGGGCCCGACGACGTGATCGTCGTCGAACAACGCACTGGGCTCGACGCAGGCAGTTGGGGCGGCATCCTCTCGCTCGCTGCCGTCCAGCGCGGCATCGCGGGTGTCGTTGCCGATGGCCCCGTGCGCGATATCGACGAAGCCCGCGACTACGACCTGCCGGTGTTCTGCCGCGAGCTCACGGCACGCACCGCTCGCTCGCGAGTTGCTGAAGCCGGGACCAACATTCCCATCAATGTGGACGGTTTCAACGTCGCCGCTGGCGACTATGTGATCGCCGACAACAGCGCTGTGGTCTTCGTGAGCGCGGCGAACATCGATCGCGTGCTCGCCGCCGCAGAACAAATTGCCGCGCGTGAGGCGGCCATGGCCAAGGCACTGCTGGCCGGCCACCCCGTCACCGAAGTGATGGGCGCGAACTACGAACACATGCTGCACGACACCGCCGCGCAAGCCACCGCATAA
- a CDS encoding RidA family protein, with translation MSAKGWWKVAALGAAMWWAHAAGAQEVVRHLPKTPGPLALAVEVPASATTVYLSGQVPEKLEGGGYGNTEQQTVSVLKRIQALLATMNLGMKDVVKMQVFLVGDPAKNNVMDFGGFMNGYYQFFDKNGPNLPARSVLQAARLVDPGWMVEIEVIAVKPAGAK, from the coding sequence ATGTCAGCGAAAGGATGGTGGAAAGTCGCGGCGCTAGGCGCTGCCATGTGGTGGGCCCATGCGGCCGGTGCGCAGGAAGTCGTACGCCACCTGCCGAAGACCCCCGGGCCGCTCGCGCTTGCGGTCGAGGTACCGGCCAGTGCCACCACCGTGTATCTGAGCGGTCAGGTGCCCGAAAAACTCGAAGGTGGCGGTTACGGCAATACCGAGCAGCAGACGGTGAGTGTGCTCAAGCGGATTCAGGCACTGCTCGCGACCATGAATCTCGGCATGAAGGACGTGGTCAAGATGCAGGTCTTCCTAGTGGGCGATCCCGCCAAGAACAATGTCATGGACTTCGGCGGCTTCATGAACGGCTACTACCAGTTCTTCGACAAGAACGGCCCGAACCTGCCAGCGCGCTCCGTGCTGCAAGCGGCACGTCTGGTCGATCCGGGCTGGATGGTGGAAATCGAAGTGATTGCTGTGAAGCCGGCCGGTGCGAAGTGA
- a CDS encoding porin → MKTWAFPLAAGALIASPAFAQSSVTMFGVADASLRYLSGATSDNKSSFALTDGAISQSRWGIYGKEDLGQGMKALFMLEGGYHLNNGTSQRSGKIFNRKAYVGLEGDYGKLTIGTQDNPLWELLIEGWDPLTVGNYDQNEWMPVVFGTNGPNGGNNAVKYTKRYQDIQVGLEYIVGGVAGSTARNSGYVLSVAYMGKPFGIAANVLQNRDIQANTQMIYNLDLKYEWGPATLTLGYYNSNDKTGFVDGFLSGRGVTGGPNPRKDNAFFAGVAYQVSKPLTLSAAVYYDRATNVNGVTGDAGDGSRETYVLLAEYGFSRRTTLYGTVDYSVGHGAQRAEFPNGHDQTGVGVGLRHRF, encoded by the coding sequence ATGAAAACATGGGCGTTTCCTCTAGCCGCCGGGGCGCTGATCGCCTCGCCGGCGTTCGCGCAATCGAGCGTCACGATGTTCGGCGTAGCAGACGCGAGTCTTCGCTATCTGTCGGGCGCTACCAGTGACAACAAGAGCAGTTTCGCGCTCACCGACGGCGCCATTTCGCAAAGCCGTTGGGGCATCTACGGAAAGGAAGATTTGGGTCAGGGCATGAAGGCGCTCTTCATGCTCGAGGGCGGTTATCACCTGAACAACGGCACGTCGCAGCGCAGCGGCAAGATCTTCAACCGCAAGGCGTACGTCGGCCTCGAAGGCGACTACGGCAAGCTCACCATCGGTACGCAGGACAACCCGCTCTGGGAGCTCCTGATCGAAGGCTGGGACCCACTCACCGTCGGCAACTACGACCAGAACGAGTGGATGCCGGTTGTATTTGGCACGAACGGCCCGAACGGCGGCAATAACGCGGTCAAATACACCAAGCGATATCAGGACATCCAAGTGGGTCTGGAGTACATCGTCGGCGGCGTGGCAGGCAGTACAGCACGCAATTCCGGCTACGTCCTCTCGGTGGCGTACATGGGCAAGCCGTTCGGCATTGCCGCAAACGTGTTGCAGAACCGGGACATTCAGGCCAACACGCAGATGATCTACAACCTGGATCTCAAGTACGAATGGGGTCCGGCGACGCTCACGCTCGGCTACTACAACAGTAACGACAAGACCGGCTTCGTCGACGGCTTCCTCTCGGGCCGTGGCGTGACGGGCGGTCCGAACCCGCGCAAGGACAATGCATTCTTTGCGGGCGTGGCGTATCAGGTATCGAAGCCGCTGACGCTCTCCGCCGCCGTCTACTACGACCGTGCCACCAACGTGAACGGTGTAACGGGAGACGCAGGCGACGGATCGCGGGAAACCTATGTGTTGCTGGCGGAATACGGCTTCTCGCGCCGCACCACGCTGTACGGCACGGTGGACTACAGCGTCGGTCACGGCGCGCAGCGCGCCGAGTTTCCGAATGGCCACGACCAGACCGGCGTAGGCGTCGGTTTGCGGCACCGGTTTTGA
- a CDS encoding RraA family protein, whose protein sequence is MTQPQDTNVARAAALDTATLSDALDRLGIAGQCHQIKARDSRYRMAGRAYTLQYGPASTPPGTVGDYIDDIPAGTVLVLDNGGREDCTVWGDILTEIAHRRGIAGTVIDGICRDVSLAFELGYPIFSRGNWMRTGKDRVQVEAVGIPVNIGNARVNPGDILRGDADGVIVIPQAHEAAVLDAAEAIDAAERHIREAVRGGKRLDDARKDLGYHQLQTRQR, encoded by the coding sequence ATGACACAACCGCAAGACACCAACGTCGCACGCGCGGCGGCACTCGACACGGCAACACTGAGCGATGCGCTCGACCGGCTCGGCATCGCTGGCCAATGTCATCAGATCAAGGCACGCGACAGCCGCTATCGCATGGCCGGTCGCGCCTACACATTGCAGTACGGTCCGGCCAGCACGCCGCCGGGCACCGTCGGCGACTACATCGACGATATCCCGGCAGGCACAGTGCTCGTGCTCGACAACGGCGGACGCGAGGACTGCACCGTGTGGGGCGACATCCTCACGGAAATCGCCCATCGGCGCGGCATCGCGGGCACGGTGATCGACGGTATCTGCCGGGATGTCTCGCTGGCGTTCGAACTCGGCTATCCGATCTTCAGCCGGGGCAACTGGATGCGCACCGGCAAGGATCGCGTGCAGGTCGAAGCGGTGGGCATCCCGGTCAATATCGGCAACGCCCGTGTCAATCCCGGGGACATCCTGCGCGGCGATGCCGACGGCGTGATCGTGATCCCGCAAGCGCATGAAGCGGCCGTACTCGATGCGGCAGAAGCGATCGACGCAGCCGAACGCCACATTCGCGAGGCGGTGCGTGGCGGCAAGCGTCTGGACGATGCCCGTAAGGATCTGGGCTATCACCAGTTGCAAACGCGCCAACGTTAA
- a CDS encoding DODA-type extradiol aromatic ring-opening family dioxygenase produces the protein MARIVFAMGCSHGPMLATPPEMWHLRAGADRKNAQHWFRGEAMPYDALLIARAAESPQFADAITPDAKQMRFDACQRALDTLADRFAVARPDVVILLGNDQREVFKDDLTPSITVYAGERIENIPLTEAQVDRLPPGVAVAEAGHCPPQGATYPGSPGVADALIRSLCDAHFDVARSVRLPGGEDRQHGIPHAFGFLYRRIMRDVPPPSVPIFLNVGVAPNQPRAARCLALGHALRAAIERLPSDMRVAVLASGGMTHFVIDEALDKRVLNAFAARDETALAEIPESYFNGNTAEIKSWYPLAAAMHDIDWHMTLVDYVPCYRTEAGTGNAMAFAYWAPA, from the coding sequence ATGGCACGCATCGTTTTCGCGATGGGGTGTTCGCACGGGCCGATGCTCGCGACGCCGCCTGAGATGTGGCATTTGCGCGCCGGGGCCGATCGCAAGAATGCACAACACTGGTTCCGGGGCGAGGCGATGCCATACGACGCGCTGCTGATCGCCCGCGCCGCTGAGTCGCCGCAGTTTGCCGACGCCATCACGCCCGACGCGAAGCAAATGCGCTTCGACGCCTGTCAGCGCGCGCTCGACACGCTCGCCGACCGATTCGCCGTTGCGCGGCCTGATGTGGTGATTCTGCTGGGCAACGATCAGCGCGAAGTCTTCAAAGACGATCTGACGCCATCGATCACAGTCTATGCGGGCGAGCGCATCGAAAACATTCCGCTGACCGAAGCGCAAGTGGATCGCTTGCCGCCGGGTGTCGCCGTGGCCGAAGCGGGGCACTGCCCGCCGCAAGGCGCCACGTATCCCGGATCGCCCGGCGTGGCCGATGCACTGATCCGGTCGCTGTGCGATGCGCACTTCGATGTCGCGCGATCGGTGCGCCTGCCCGGTGGAGAGGATCGTCAGCACGGCATTCCCCATGCCTTCGGATTTCTCTACCGGCGCATCATGCGCGACGTACCTCCGCCGAGTGTGCCGATTTTCCTGAACGTGGGCGTGGCGCCGAACCAGCCGCGCGCGGCGCGGTGTCTGGCGCTCGGTCATGCGCTGCGCGCCGCCATCGAGCGTTTGCCCAGCGACATGCGCGTGGCGGTGCTCGCCTCCGGTGGCATGACGCATTTCGTCATCGACGAAGCGCTCGACAAGCGCGTGCTGAATGCTTTTGCTGCGCGAGACGAGACCGCGCTGGCCGAGATTCCCGAGTCGTACTTCAACGGCAACACCGCAGAGATCAAGAGTTGGTACCCGCTGGCTGCCGCGATGCACGACATCGACTGGCACATGACGCTCGTCGACTACGTGCCGTGCTATCGCACCGAAGCAGGCACGGGCAACGCGATGGCGTTCGCTTACTGGGCACCGGCATGA
- a CDS encoding MFS transporter, with translation MTQSAMDASPANAPPHDPAPATPSSAPAAQPSGSDTRRVGWRDWYMLIVLTAIFVLSFVDRSSLSLVVGPLKQELGVSDFQMSLLLGLSFVVLYSTFSIPAGYLADRFSRRGIVGWAVFVWSSMTVLCGFASNYVQLFLGRTGIGIGEGALQPAAYSMIRDTFPPDRRGRAFGIYHMGPMLGVGFSLFVGGTLLSLSQSGDVAHWPILGSLRPWQFVIVVPGLVGIPLALLMLTLREPKRAAKQQSSDAPGYRDALRFVRSEWRLYVPLWTAATLYAMAISGFNAWLPTVISRVWQLPLPSIGRMLGPLMMISVPAGLVLLGAVMDRLSRRGRRAAPLEVAMVSTFISCLATLFLAFTDNHALAVVLYVCHTFFASPIPSSAGATMAQITPGRMMGKLSSLFFLVQNLLGLALGPTVAAMISHLFFTGPMAMGYAIITTFCACTAIAGVMYALVAAQVRRRNFE, from the coding sequence ATGACCCAATCCGCGATGGACGCCAGCCCGGCGAACGCGCCCCCGCACGATCCTGCGCCTGCCACACCATCTTCCGCACCCGCGGCACAGCCATCCGGCAGTGACACTCGCCGTGTTGGTTGGCGCGACTGGTACATGCTGATCGTGCTCACGGCCATCTTCGTGCTGTCGTTCGTCGACCGCTCGTCGCTTTCGCTTGTGGTTGGGCCGCTCAAACAGGAACTGGGGGTGAGCGACTTCCAGATGAGCCTGCTGCTCGGGCTCTCGTTCGTGGTGCTCTACAGCACGTTCAGTATTCCCGCCGGGTATCTGGCCGACCGGTTCAGCCGTCGCGGCATCGTCGGTTGGGCGGTGTTCGTCTGGTCGTCGATGACGGTGCTGTGCGGCTTCGCGTCGAACTACGTCCAGCTCTTTCTCGGACGCACTGGTATCGGCATCGGCGAAGGAGCGCTACAGCCTGCCGCTTATTCGATGATTCGGGATACCTTCCCGCCGGACCGGCGCGGACGCGCGTTTGGCATCTATCACATGGGGCCGATGCTCGGTGTGGGCTTCTCGCTATTTGTCGGCGGCACGCTGCTTAGCTTGTCGCAGAGCGGCGACGTTGCGCACTGGCCGATTCTCGGGTCGCTGCGGCCGTGGCAATTTGTGATCGTTGTGCCGGGGCTGGTCGGCATTCCGCTCGCGCTGCTGATGCTGACGCTGCGCGAACCCAAGCGCGCGGCGAAGCAGCAGTCCAGCGACGCACCGGGCTACCGCGACGCGCTGCGCTTCGTTCGCAGCGAGTGGCGTCTCTACGTGCCGCTGTGGACGGCCGCCACGCTCTACGCGATGGCGATCTCGGGGTTTAACGCGTGGCTGCCCACTGTTATCTCGCGCGTCTGGCAATTGCCGTTGCCGAGCATCGGCCGCATGCTTGGGCCGCTGATGATGATCTCGGTGCCCGCAGGGCTGGTGCTGCTCGGCGCGGTCATGGACAGATTGTCGCGCCGCGGGCGCCGCGCTGCGCCCCTCGAAGTGGCGATGGTCTCGACGTTCATCTCCTGTCTCGCCACGCTCTTCCTCGCCTTCACCGACAACCACGCGCTCGCGGTTGTGCTGTACGTGTGCCATACGTTCTTTGCCAGCCCGATTCCGTCGTCGGCCGGTGCCACGATGGCGCAGATCACGCCGGGGCGAATGATGGGCAAGCTCTCTTCGCTCTTCTTCCTCGTGCAGAACTTGCTAGGCCTTGCCTTGGGGCCGACGGTCGCCGCCATGATCTCGCATCTGTTCTTCACCGGGCCGATGGCCATGGGGTACGCCATCATCACGACCTTCTGCGCCTGTACGGCGATCGCCGGTGTGATGTACGCGCTGGTCGCCGCACAAGTCCGCCGCCGTAACTTCGAGTAA
- a CDS encoding flavin monoamine oxidase family protein: MSDAQQTTGKSFGSMDSIAGAGEQGGGSGLRRRDFLMRTLAIGGSGLMLATMKAWGVDLASVRTSPPRLSGSGRGKRVVILGAGLAGMTAAYELSKLGYQCEIIEARGFAGGRCQSARRGFELTELGGERQVCNFDEGQYINHGPWRIPFCQQSTLHYTREFGVALELFNNDNDAAYVYKENIDGPLAGKRLRQFEIKADMRGYTDELFAKTLRAGKLNDQISEGDKALLLDYLVHEGYLNKKDLDYKGTSARGYKTYPGVQAGVLTDPLQFGDLLKSKLGNIYRSANDIEQQKTMLQAVGGMDHVAKAFEARTKKMIRYNTEVVNLRNTDSGVVLQCKDTRTGAARTVKGDFCLCTIPLSVLKQIDTDFSDDFKDAMQVAYEPVGKLGVQMKRRFWEEDHFIYGGHIQTDIKGATLISLPSTNWQGKKGTLLSYYNFGATAAQISAMSLKERTDFGLAAGEKVFPGQYRDSAESSFSVAWHRVKYNLGGWADWSEAGRRTAYPRLLKGEGRTLLAGEHLSHLNGWQAGAIESAWYQIEQLHARLSA; this comes from the coding sequence ATGTCAGACGCGCAACAAACCACGGGTAAGTCGTTCGGTTCGATGGATTCGATCGCAGGAGCAGGCGAACAGGGAGGCGGGAGCGGGTTGCGCCGCCGGGATTTCCTGATGCGTACGCTGGCCATCGGCGGCAGTGGCCTCATGCTGGCCACGATGAAAGCATGGGGGGTGGATCTCGCCTCGGTGCGCACGTCACCCCCGCGACTGTCGGGCAGCGGGCGCGGCAAGCGCGTGGTCATTCTCGGCGCCGGCCTTGCTGGCATGACCGCCGCGTACGAGCTCTCGAAGCTCGGCTATCAGTGCGAGATCATCGAAGCCCGTGGCTTTGCCGGCGGACGCTGTCAGTCTGCACGCCGGGGCTTCGAGCTGACCGAACTCGGCGGCGAGCGCCAGGTCTGCAATTTCGACGAAGGCCAGTACATCAATCACGGCCCGTGGCGCATTCCGTTTTGCCAGCAGTCCACGCTGCACTACACGCGCGAATTCGGCGTGGCGCTCGAACTCTTCAACAATGACAACGACGCGGCCTACGTCTACAAGGAAAACATCGACGGCCCGCTCGCAGGCAAACGCCTGCGCCAGTTCGAGATCAAGGCGGACATGCGCGGCTATACCGATGAGCTCTTCGCCAAGACGCTGCGTGCGGGCAAGCTCAACGACCAGATCAGCGAAGGCGACAAGGCGCTGCTGCTCGACTACCTCGTGCACGAGGGCTATCTGAACAAGAAGGACCTCGACTACAAGGGCACGTCGGCCCGCGGCTACAAGACGTACCCCGGGGTGCAGGCCGGCGTGCTGACCGATCCGCTCCAGTTCGGCGATCTGCTCAAGTCGAAGCTCGGCAACATCTACCGCTCGGCCAACGACATCGAACAGCAAAAGACGATGTTGCAGGCGGTGGGCGGTATGGACCACGTGGCCAAGGCGTTCGAGGCCCGCACGAAGAAGATGATTCGCTACAACACCGAAGTCGTGAACTTGCGCAATACGGACAGCGGGGTGGTCTTGCAGTGCAAAGACACACGCACCGGCGCCGCACGCACGGTCAAGGGCGACTTCTGCCTGTGCACAATCCCGCTGTCGGTGCTCAAGCAGATCGATACCGACTTCTCCGACGACTTCAAAGACGCCATGCAAGTCGCCTACGAGCCGGTCGGAAAACTGGGCGTGCAGATGAAGCGCCGCTTCTGGGAAGAGGATCACTTCATCTACGGTGGCCACATTCAGACGGACATCAAGGGCGCCACGCTGATTTCGCTGCCGTCGACCAACTGGCAGGGCAAGAAGGGCACGCTGCTGTCGTATTACAACTTCGGGGCAACCGCCGCGCAGATCAGCGCGATGTCGCTGAAGGAGCGCACGGACTTCGGTCTGGCGGCGGGCGAGAAAGTGTTTCCGGGGCAGTATCGCGACTCGGCCGAATCGTCGTTCTCGGTGGCGTGGCACCGCGTGAAGTACAACCTCGGCGGCTGGGCCGACTGGAGCGAAGCCGGACGCCGCACCGCGTATCCCCGTCTGCTCAAGGGCGAAGGCCGCACGCTGCTCGCTGGCGAACACCTGAGCCATCTGAATGGCTGGCAGGCCGGCGCCATCGAATCGGCCTGGTATCAGATCGAGCAGTTGCATGCACGTCTGAGTGCATGA
- a CDS encoding FadR/GntR family transcriptional regulator, giving the protein MPREKAETPVWKLGRAESTAMRVERQIKEALLDGHFAPGDFLGSENDLATQFGVSRLPIREALGRLQALGVVDIRTGAGGGARIAQGNPSLFSEALAIQLKLVGMSAEEIFDAQFTIEVAVAALAAQAATAEDIEALELALENAQALVGTQHEFTQASMAFRNAVAHASHNHFLEAMMQAIVHVLYRSLTPYTTETVAKGVIKRHRELLNAIRARNDEAARQVVSQNLTVLREKYLAARDAATKAAAKR; this is encoded by the coding sequence ATGCCACGCGAAAAAGCAGAAACACCCGTCTGGAAACTCGGCCGCGCCGAATCGACCGCCATGCGCGTCGAACGTCAGATCAAGGAGGCATTGCTCGACGGGCACTTCGCTCCGGGTGATTTCCTCGGCTCCGAAAACGACCTCGCCACGCAGTTCGGCGTGAGCCGTCTGCCGATTCGCGAAGCACTGGGCCGCTTGCAGGCGCTGGGTGTCGTCGATATCCGCACGGGGGCCGGTGGCGGCGCGCGTATCGCGCAAGGCAATCCGTCGCTCTTCTCCGAAGCACTGGCGATTCAGCTCAAGCTCGTGGGTATGTCGGCCGAAGAGATCTTCGATGCGCAGTTCACGATAGAGGTCGCGGTCGCCGCACTGGCCGCTCAGGCGGCGACGGCAGAGGACATCGAAGCGCTGGAGTTGGCACTGGAGAATGCGCAGGCGCTGGTGGGCACGCAACACGAGTTCACGCAGGCATCGATGGCGTTTCGTAACGCGGTGGCGCATGCGTCGCACAACCACTTTCTCGAAGCGATGATGCAGGCGATCGTGCACGTGCTGTACCGCTCGCTCACGCCGTACACCACCGAGACCGTCGCCAAAGGCGTGATCAAGCGCCACCGCGAGCTGCTCAATGCGATTCGCGCGCGCAACGATGAGGCCGCCCGTCAGGTCGTCTCGCAAAACCTCACGGTGCTGCGCGAGAAGTATCTCGCCGCGCGCGATGCAGCCACCAAGGCTGCTGCCAAGCGCTGA